Proteins co-encoded in one Oceanispirochaeta sp. M1 genomic window:
- a CDS encoding class I SAM-dependent methyltransferase, with amino-acid sequence MADAKKFWNRIAENYAKQDDSGNDQDYKLTIERTIKYLNREDVLLDFACGPGTASIELAAYVNNVSAIDISEKMIEIASHKAQDKNITNVGFTVSELFDSKLIDESFNVITGFNILHLIEGIDDSLNRIHGLLKPGGQFISVTDSGKGSGRLASMFFHILSKTGIIPFYRQYSLEELRGRMESCGFSIIICDNLHESSTNSFIVAKKDNP; translated from the coding sequence ATGGCTGATGCGAAAAAGTTCTGGAATAGAATAGCTGAAAACTATGCTAAGCAGGATGATTCAGGAAATGACCAGGACTATAAGCTGACCATTGAGAGAACAATTAAATACCTGAACCGGGAAGATGTCCTTTTGGATTTTGCCTGTGGTCCGGGAACCGCTTCGATTGAATTAGCCGCTTATGTAAACAACGTTTCTGCAATTGATATATCTGAAAAGATGATTGAGATCGCCAGTCATAAGGCACAGGACAAAAATATTACAAATGTTGGTTTTACTGTGTCAGAACTTTTTGACAGTAAATTGATTGACGAATCTTTCAATGTTATTACGGGCTTCAATATTCTTCATTTAATTGAGGGCATTGATGATTCACTAAATCGAATCCATGGATTATTGAAACCCGGAGGACAGTTCATTTCAGTGACAGACAGCGGAAAAGGCTCTGGAAGATTGGCTTCAATGTTTTTTCATATACTCAGTAAGACAGGGATTATTCCTTTCTACAGACAATACAGCCTTGAAGAACTAAGAGGAAGAATGGAGTCCTGCGGATTTTCAATCATAATATGTGATAATCTGCATGAATCATCGACCAATAGTTTTATAGTTGCCAAAAAGGATAACCCCTGA
- a CDS encoding YoaP domain-containing protein: MSNIPETEQMEIISLNPENILDYGFCGYKDANKHKEMLWKAAWYKEYYPKGLRINILMSQKNGSQGMIEYIAGEYAHRPVAADNFMFIHCLFVGFKKEYKEHGYGSRLIESCIKDAEELKKDGVAVVTRKGSFMAKKDIFVRNGFAVLDQRKPDFELLGLQFRASPHNPRFLENSLQDYIDGLFILRSPQCPYTEKNVLAMVETAENMGFHPQVVELSGHEAAQLNPSPFGTFALIYNGELLSHHPISNTRFQNIMRKFL, translated from the coding sequence ATGAGTAATATTCCAGAGACTGAGCAAATGGAAATAATCTCTCTAAATCCTGAAAATATTCTGGATTACGGTTTCTGTGGATACAAAGACGCCAATAAACATAAAGAGATGCTCTGGAAAGCAGCCTGGTATAAGGAATACTATCCGAAAGGCCTTAGGATCAATATTTTAATGTCACAGAAGAACGGCAGTCAGGGAATGATCGAATACATTGCAGGAGAATATGCACATCGTCCAGTAGCAGCTGATAATTTTATGTTTATTCACTGTCTGTTTGTTGGTTTCAAGAAGGAATACAAGGAACACGGTTATGGCAGCCGACTCATAGAAAGTTGTATCAAGGATGCCGAAGAACTCAAAAAGGATGGTGTTGCTGTCGTAACTCGAAAAGGTTCGTTCATGGCAAAAAAGGATATCTTTGTGAGGAATGGATTTGCTGTACTTGATCAGAGGAAACCTGATTTTGAATTGTTGGGATTACAATTCAGAGCCTCTCCACACAACCCAAGATTTCTTGAAAATTCTTTGCAGGATTATATTGATGGACTTTTTATCCTCCGCTCACCTCAGTGTCCATACACAGAGAAGAATGTCCTGGCGATGGTAGAAACGGCTGAGAATATGGGTTTTCATCCTCAGGTCGTTGAGCTATCCGGACACGAGGCAGCTCAATTGAATCCAAGTCCTTTTGGTACTTTTGCACTCATTTACAACGGAGAATTATTGAGTCACCACCCCATAAGCAATACAAGATTCCAGAACATTATGAGAAAGTTTTTATAG
- a CDS encoding homocysteine S-methyltransferase family protein — MTSEQWNTYVKQPVAADGAWGTELLKAGLEQGDSPELMNLDSPDVVKSVAASYAEAGSRIILTNSFGGSSIKLAQYGLEEKADLINKEAARLTAAASGKSYLTAGDMGPCGKMVFMGEVSEDEVEESFARQAAALKEGGADILLLETFTDLIEVSAALKGAVTSGLPVAVTLTYDRMADGSFRTIMGHSPQDVIPVLTELGAAAVGANCGAGIDQYVALADIICQNTSLPVWIKANAGLPILENNKVVYPMGAEEYATHVPALLKAGVRIVGGCCGTNPDHIQGIVREIGTFLS; from the coding sequence ATGACATCAGAACAATGGAACACATATGTCAAACAGCCTGTAGCAGCAGACGGAGCATGGGGTACAGAGCTCCTTAAAGCCGGGTTGGAGCAGGGGGATTCTCCCGAACTCATGAACCTTGATTCTCCTGATGTCGTAAAATCCGTAGCTGCCTCCTATGCCGAGGCAGGAAGCCGCATTATTCTTACCAACAGTTTCGGTGGCTCCTCTATCAAACTGGCGCAATACGGTTTAGAGGAAAAGGCAGACCTTATCAATAAAGAAGCTGCCAGACTTACTGCAGCAGCCTCTGGTAAATCATATCTTACAGCTGGTGATATGGGCCCCTGTGGAAAAATGGTTTTTATGGGTGAGGTTTCAGAAGACGAGGTTGAAGAATCTTTTGCCCGGCAGGCTGCAGCTCTTAAAGAGGGCGGTGCCGATATCCTTCTTCTCGAAACGTTTACGGACCTCATTGAAGTCTCTGCAGCATTGAAAGGTGCAGTGACATCTGGTCTTCCTGTGGCTGTGACACTGACATATGACAGGATGGCTGATGGTTCATTCCGTACTATTATGGGGCATTCTCCTCAGGATGTTATTCCTGTCCTCACTGAGCTGGGCGCTGCCGCTGTCGGGGCAAATTGCGGAGCCGGAATTGATCAATATGTAGCGCTGGCGGATATTATCTGTCAGAATACTTCTCTGCCTGTATGGATCAAGGCCAATGCGGGACTTCCGATCCTTGAAAATAATAAAGTTGTTTATCCCATGGGCGCAGAAGAATATGCCACCCATGTACCGGCATTGCTCAAAGCGGGTGTCAGAATAGTCGGTGGCTGCTGTGGAACAAATCCTGATCATATACAGGGAATAGTAAGAGAAATTGGAACCTTTCTCTCTTAA
- a CDS encoding M28 family peptidase — MKSSFNELLSRFCDSDCDRFKFITTLLEWKDIPFDILPGGGNHILVHPRHHKGFLPDRCRKILTAHYDRVPGTPGANDNSAAVFMLLKHIDLLQSAEYPHNTLVLFTDSEELLEGDSIKSQGAWQLAELWPEEQRHKDLFFVFDMCGIGETLIWGRTAAKLPGINMEHINGIYDSLKDLLYRFSRQEEMNINDLFSDDLGFLLQGLTALQISMLPWKEANEWKKYLSEREKSSLKMPDKVDDLKKSMKYLPPSWRNNHSAEDRISTLDDKAFKVMESFLRELSRYQIPLLL, encoded by the coding sequence TTGAAAAGCAGTTTTAATGAGCTGTTGAGCAGGTTCTGCGACAGCGACTGTGACCGCTTCAAATTTATCACCACTCTTCTCGAATGGAAGGATATACCCTTTGATATTCTTCCCGGAGGGGGAAACCATATCCTGGTTCACCCCAGACACCACAAGGGTTTCTTACCCGACCGCTGTCGTAAAATACTGACAGCCCACTACGACAGGGTTCCAGGCACCCCCGGTGCTAATGATAACAGCGCAGCCGTTTTTATGCTTCTGAAGCATATTGATCTGCTTCAGTCTGCGGAGTATCCCCACAACACCCTTGTATTGTTTACAGATAGTGAGGAGCTGCTTGAAGGGGACTCCATCAAATCTCAGGGAGCCTGGCAGCTGGCGGAGTTATGGCCTGAGGAACAGAGACATAAGGACCTTTTTTTTGTATTTGATATGTGCGGCATAGGGGAAACCCTTATCTGGGGAAGAACTGCAGCCAAGCTTCCGGGTATCAATATGGAACATATAAATGGGATCTATGACTCTCTTAAGGATCTGCTTTACCGCTTCAGCCGGCAGGAGGAGATGAATATCAATGATCTTTTCTCTGATGACCTGGGATTTCTGCTCCAGGGACTGACTGCATTGCAGATTTCCATGCTCCCCTGGAAAGAGGCAAATGAGTGGAAGAAATATCTCTCGGAACGGGAAAAATCCAGCCTTAAGATGCCGGACAAGGTTGATGATCTTAAAAAATCGATGAAATACCTTCCGCCAAGCTGGAGAAATAACCACAGTGCAGAGGACAGGATCTCCACACTGGATGATAAGGCCTTCAAGGTAATGGAATCCTTCTTAAGAGAACTGTCCCGTTATCAGATTCCTCTGCTGCTATAA
- a CDS encoding DUF362 domain-containing protein, with the protein MKKPVVSIASCDTYDADLIYKTLNKIIPGTDFPEINGKKVLLKPNMLSGSEPDKAVTTHPEFVRAVVRIMKEKGAAEIYVGDSPGVGSPDAAGKKCGLKEAAESEGATWATFSKDIPVPCPDGRKQKQFYLAEISQQVDLIISLPKMKTHEMMYFTGAVKNLFGLIPGLKKSRFHFNFPEKEDFASMIVDLLDTVKPVYALMDGIVSMEGPGPGSGYPRQTGLVFASSNAAALDWSAAQIMGYKVDEIPIFKEILNRGVWLHPDMEIEYPVLNPEDLVIKDFKRVHIIKDNGFFKNAVPDVIFHTIRNMYVPRPVFKASPCIVCRKCIEICPADALKSVDGAGKDSKGKKIDINYKDCIRCYCCHEVCPVDSIAVKRRLF; encoded by the coding sequence ATGAAAAAACCTGTTGTGTCTATTGCATCCTGTGATACTTACGATGCTGACCTTATATACAAGACATTAAACAAAATTATTCCCGGGACAGATTTCCCTGAGATCAATGGTAAAAAAGTCCTTTTAAAACCCAATATGCTATCAGGTTCTGAGCCGGATAAAGCGGTTACCACACATCCTGAATTTGTCCGGGCTGTTGTTCGTATAATGAAAGAGAAAGGTGCCGCTGAAATATATGTTGGAGATTCTCCCGGTGTCGGATCACCCGATGCGGCTGGAAAGAAATGCGGCCTTAAAGAAGCTGCGGAATCAGAAGGAGCTACATGGGCTACTTTTTCAAAAGACATTCCGGTTCCCTGTCCAGATGGACGGAAGCAGAAACAATTTTATCTGGCAGAGATATCTCAACAAGTTGATCTGATAATAAGCCTCCCTAAGATGAAGACCCATGAGATGATGTACTTCACTGGTGCGGTAAAGAATCTTTTTGGGTTGATTCCCGGACTGAAAAAGTCCCGCTTCCATTTTAATTTTCCCGAAAAAGAGGATTTTGCATCAATGATTGTAGATCTTCTTGATACTGTAAAACCGGTGTATGCCCTCATGGACGGAATTGTCTCCATGGAGGGACCCGGGCCGGGGAGCGGTTATCCCCGTCAAACCGGTCTTGTTTTTGCCTCATCCAATGCAGCAGCTCTGGACTGGTCTGCTGCTCAGATTATGGGCTACAAAGTTGATGAAATCCCAATTTTCAAGGAGATCCTGAACAGAGGAGTCTGGCTGCATCCTGATATGGAAATTGAATATCCTGTGCTGAATCCTGAAGATCTGGTAATAAAGGATTTTAAGAGAGTTCATATTATTAAGGACAATGGCTTTTTTAAAAATGCAGTCCCGGATGTTATTTTTCATACAATAAGGAACATGTATGTGCCCAGACCGGTATTCAAGGCTTCTCCCTGCATAGTCTGCAGAAAATGTATTGAGATATGTCCGGCGGATGCCTTGAAGTCTGTTGATGGTGCTGGAAAAGATTCAAAAGGCAAAAAAATAGATATCAACTATAAGGACTGCATCCGCTGCTATTGCTGTCATGAGGTATGTCCTGTGGATTCCATAGCTGTAAAAAGAAGGCTGTTTTGA
- a CDS encoding ATP-dependent helicase, which produces MQLNPEQKLAVDTLNGALLIIAGAGSGKTGVITTRIANMLNHGIPQSNILALTFTNKAAREMEERVKKLTGKKLSNLTLSTFHAFGVKILRENFAEMGFRPNFSIYDTNDKISCLKEAARELKLKYEAPELMELGNLISSIKTERIPWDNTNDQHKPLYKEYEEHMRIYNAVDFDDLITLPIKLLEEREDILEKYQNRFRYIMVDEFQDTSQIQYRMLHILAIKYKNICCVGDDDQSIYSWRGANYGNILKFEEDFPGVLEIKLERNYRSTGTILKAANAVIANNTNRKLKELWTELSHNEMTIKHCLPEDDREEGEFIASTIASIRMQDQMKYDQFGILIRTNSLSKAVEDALLTHNIPYSMSGGTSFFQRTEIRDIISYLRVINNPDDDVNLMRIINTPRRGVGKKALETLVNISQDRGESLYSSLTALMFSADSGISTQLKAGLGEFMEVIEDFKDRFSETKALAATTQELVEEINYWEYLLHEHSNNDKVAKWKYDNVTMFIEFMSRWEKNPDNLNPSLQKYLNRITLVTRDELDDEDAGKVNLMTIHASKGLEFDVVFLAGVERDIIPHARAVAEDPENIEEERRLFYVAITRARKKLFITSCMKRKQMREMIDSGPSPFLEEIPKELLEEMELEVEVEDADEAKKYFARMPWK; this is translated from the coding sequence ATGCAATTAAATCCAGAACAGAAACTGGCTGTTGATACTCTAAACGGCGCTCTTTTGATTATCGCCGGTGCAGGCAGCGGTAAGACCGGTGTCATTACAACCCGTATTGCCAATATGCTGAATCACGGCATCCCCCAGTCCAATATTCTGGCCCTGACTTTTACCAATAAAGCCGCAAGAGAGATGGAAGAACGTGTAAAAAAACTGACAGGGAAAAAACTTTCAAACCTCACCCTCTCTACGTTCCATGCCTTCGGTGTGAAAATTCTCAGAGAAAATTTTGCGGAGATGGGATTCCGTCCCAATTTTTCAATCTACGATACAAATGACAAGATTTCCTGTCTTAAGGAAGCCGCAAGAGAGTTGAAGCTGAAATACGAGGCTCCCGAGCTTATGGAACTGGGAAATCTCATCTCATCCATCAAGACAGAGCGGATTCCATGGGACAACACCAACGATCAGCATAAGCCTCTCTATAAAGAGTATGAAGAGCATATGAGAATCTACAATGCCGTGGACTTTGACGATCTGATCACTCTGCCGATAAAGCTGCTTGAAGAGCGGGAAGATATCCTTGAGAAATATCAAAACAGATTCCGCTATATCATGGTAGATGAGTTTCAGGACACATCTCAAATTCAATATAGAATGCTCCATATCCTTGCAATAAAATACAAAAATATCTGCTGTGTAGGAGATGACGATCAGTCTATCTACTCCTGGCGCGGTGCCAACTATGGAAACATCCTGAAATTTGAAGAGGACTTCCCTGGAGTTCTTGAGATTAAACTGGAAAGAAACTACCGCTCAACAGGAACCATTTTGAAAGCCGCCAATGCGGTTATTGCCAACAATACAAATAGAAAACTCAAGGAGCTCTGGACTGAGCTCTCCCATAATGAGATGACCATCAAACACTGCCTACCTGAAGATGACAGAGAAGAAGGTGAGTTTATCGCCTCTACCATTGCCAGTATTAGAATGCAGGATCAGATGAAATACGATCAGTTCGGTATTCTGATCAGAACAAACAGTCTCAGTAAGGCCGTGGAAGATGCTCTTCTGACACACAATATTCCCTACTCCATGAGCGGTGGAACCAGCTTTTTTCAAAGAACTGAAATCAGAGATATAATCTCCTACCTCAGGGTTATCAATAATCCCGACGATGATGTTAATCTGATGCGTATTATCAACACTCCCAGGCGGGGTGTGGGTAAGAAGGCCCTGGAAACTCTGGTGAATATTTCACAGGATAGGGGTGAATCACTCTATTCTTCTTTAACAGCATTAATGTTTTCGGCTGACTCAGGAATTTCAACACAGCTCAAGGCCGGGCTCGGTGAGTTTATGGAAGTTATAGAAGACTTTAAAGACCGCTTTTCAGAGACAAAAGCCCTGGCTGCAACCACTCAGGAACTTGTTGAAGAGATAAATTACTGGGAATACCTCCTCCATGAGCACTCCAATAATGATAAAGTCGCAAAATGGAAGTATGACAATGTCACTATGTTTATCGAGTTTATGTCCCGCTGGGAAAAGAATCCTGACAACCTCAATCCCTCACTGCAGAAATATCTGAACAGAATAACTCTGGTGACCAGAGACGAATTAGATGATGAGGATGCAGGAAAAGTTAATCTTATGACCATCCATGCATCCAAGGGACTTGAGTTTGATGTTGTGTTCCTTGCAGGAGTAGAGAGAGATATTATCCCTCATGCTCGTGCGGTGGCAGAAGATCCTGAAAATATAGAAGAAGAGAGACGTCTCTTTTATGTAGCCATTACAAGAGCCAGAAAAAAACTTTTTATTACATCCTGTATGAAAAGAAAACAGATGCGGGAAATGATTGACTCAGGGCCCTCCCCCTTTCTTGAAGAGATTCCCAAAGAACTTCTGGAAGAGATGGAGCTTGAAGTGGAAGTAGAAGATGCGGATGAGGCAAAAAAATACTTTGCCCGTATGCCCTGGAAATAA
- a CDS encoding small multi-drug export protein, which yields MSASVWFWTAFLSILPISELRGAIPYAMTQGIPFYVAWPLCVALNALVAPLVYIFLVSFHKIFYKWSFYAGLFDKIIEKARHKLHDKVEKYGYLGVTLFVAIPLPITGAYTGTLGAWILGLSKRKTALAVLIGVMISGTIVTSIMLFGHGAFDLFIKDVH from the coding sequence ATGTCAGCATCCGTATGGTTCTGGACAGCTTTTCTATCCATACTACCTATTTCCGAGCTTAGAGGAGCCATTCCCTACGCCATGACACAGGGAATTCCATTCTATGTAGCATGGCCTCTCTGCGTTGCTCTGAATGCTCTGGTTGCACCTCTGGTGTATATCTTTCTTGTATCTTTTCATAAAATCTTTTATAAATGGTCCTTCTATGCCGGTCTCTTTGACAAGATTATTGAAAAGGCACGGCATAAGCTGCATGACAAGGTAGAAAAATACGGTTATCTGGGTGTGACACTTTTTGTTGCCATCCCCCTACCCATAACCGGAGCCTATACGGGAACTCTGGGAGCCTGGATTCTGGGACTATCCAAGAGAAAAACCGCATTGGCTGTACTCATCGGTGTGATGATCTCAGGAACTATCGTGACAAGCATTATGCTTTTCGGTCATGGTGCCTTTGATTTATTCATAAAAGATGTACATTAA